Proteins encoded by one window of Tubulanus polymorphus chromosome 7, tnTubPoly1.2, whole genome shotgun sequence:
- the LOC141908944 gene encoding uncharacterized protein LOC141908944: MKLAVVLLLVCVTYCYGDCRIPFEFVGDWLIEDKISKGFSIHPGHLVIYEDNGMRFTKVTCTENKGDKYLFKVKEADSPVIGFDAYNCFEIQMFKGDLTIKMTTNTNDAESGMYVVPKDDAVDFNLVCDGPLSEVHFLTRATYSSGVLGIHRQ, translated from the exons ATGAAGCTAGCTGTTGTCCTTCTTTTGGTATGTGTAACATATTGTTACG GGGATTGTAGGATACCGTTCGAATTCGTCGGAGATTGGTTGATCGAAGACAAAATAAGTAAAGGATTCTCTATACATCCGGGACACTTGGTCATCTACGAAGATAACGGCATGCGGTTTACGAAGGTCACATGTACCGAAAACAAAGGagataaatatcttttcaa GGTGAAGGAAGCTGATTCACCAGTCATTGGCTTTGACGCATACAACTGTTTTGAAATCCAAATGTTCAAAGGTGATCTCACCATTAAGATGACAACCA ACACAAATGACGCCGAAAGTGGCATGTACGTCGTACCAAAAGATGATGCGGTTGACTTCAATCTAGTTTGCGATGGTCCACTCAGCGAAGTTCATTTCCTTACTCGAGCTAC TTACAGTTCGGGAGTGCTCGGAATACATCGTCAGTAA
- the LOC141909129 gene encoding deoxycytidylate deaminase-like isoform X1, translating into MPRPKRLKLSLADTVELELVQEAKFTMATNPIDQPSANRNQKREGYISWDEWHMGIALLSAQRSKDPALQVGACIVDKDNRIMGVGYNGMPLRCPDDEMNWGKEGGPLETKRPYVCHAEMNAIAFRNCASLKGCTIYVTFFPCNECTKNIIQSGIEEVIYLSHTKRGRVEYEASKRMLEKSKVKVVKYEVKEDGNEKVILNYKVDE; encoded by the exons ATGCCGCGACCAAAAAGGCTAAAACTGTCTTTAGCAGATACCGTCGAATTGGAACTTGTACAAGAGGCAAAG tttaCAATGGCCACGAATCCAATTGACCAACCGTCTGCGAATAGAAACCAAAAGCGGGAAGGTTACATATCTTGGGACGAATGGCACATGGGTATTGCCCTGCTCAGCGCCCAACGAAGCAAAGATCCCGCCCTTCAGGTTGGAGCTTGCATCGTAGACAAAGACAACAGGATTATGGGCGTTGGTTATAACGGAATGCCATTGAGATGTCCagatgatgaaatgaattggGGTAAAGAAGGCGGTCCTCTGGAAACTAAAAGGCCTTACGTGTGTCACGCTGAAATGAATGCTATCGCTTTCCGGAATTGTGCATCGCTGAAAGGCTGTACAATTTATGTAACATTTTTCCCTTGCAATGAGTGCACTAAGAATATCATACAATCAGGAATTGAAGAAGTGATTTACCTATCACACACAAAACGAGGTCGAGTCGAATACGAAGCCTCTAAAAGAATGCTGGAAAAATCCAAGGTAAAAGTAGTGAAGTATGAGGTAAAAGAAGATGGAAATGAGAAAGTGATTCTTAACTACAAAGTTGATGAATAG
- the LOC141909129 gene encoding deoxycytidylate deaminase-like isoform X2 — translation MATNPIDQPSANRNQKREGYISWDEWHMGIALLSAQRSKDPALQVGACIVDKDNRIMGVGYNGMPLRCPDDEMNWGKEGGPLETKRPYVCHAEMNAIAFRNCASLKGCTIYVTFFPCNECTKNIIQSGIEEVIYLSHTKRGRVEYEASKRMLEKSKVKVVKYEVKEDGNEKVILNYKVDE, via the coding sequence ATGGCCACGAATCCAATTGACCAACCGTCTGCGAATAGAAACCAAAAGCGGGAAGGTTACATATCTTGGGACGAATGGCACATGGGTATTGCCCTGCTCAGCGCCCAACGAAGCAAAGATCCCGCCCTTCAGGTTGGAGCTTGCATCGTAGACAAAGACAACAGGATTATGGGCGTTGGTTATAACGGAATGCCATTGAGATGTCCagatgatgaaatgaattggGGTAAAGAAGGCGGTCCTCTGGAAACTAAAAGGCCTTACGTGTGTCACGCTGAAATGAATGCTATCGCTTTCCGGAATTGTGCATCGCTGAAAGGCTGTACAATTTATGTAACATTTTTCCCTTGCAATGAGTGCACTAAGAATATCATACAATCAGGAATTGAAGAAGTGATTTACCTATCACACACAAAACGAGGTCGAGTCGAATACGAAGCCTCTAAAAGAATGCTGGAAAAATCCAAGGTAAAAGTAGTGAAGTATGAGGTAAAAGAAGATGGAAATGAGAAAGTGATTCTTAACTACAAAGTTGATGAATAG
- the LOC141909128 gene encoding spermidine synthase-like — protein sequence MAADKLENDWFTDKSEMWPGYGVSLEVEKVLFDEKSDFQHILILQSKMFGKVLVLDGVIQCTDRDEYSYQEMMAHVPCFSHPNPKKVAIYLKKQCAEIGGGDGGVIRELSKNPDVEQIVQYEIDEKVIKVCKEYLPNMASGYSSPKLLQHIGDGFEFMKNHTGEFDVIITDSSDPIGLAESLFQKPYYELMKSALKPDGLLCCQGECIWLHMDLIKEMADFSKKLFPVVDYGFLTIPTYPAGQIGMILCSKNPETDFKRPLREPSNAELDSMKLRYYSPEAHRGAFMLPRFARQELSS from the exons ATGGCAGCGGATAAATTAGAGAATGATTGGTTTACGGATAAATCAGAGATGTGGCCCGGGTATGGAGTCAGTTTAGAGGTGGAGAAGGTTTTATTTGATGAGAAATCAGACTTTCAGCACATCCTTATTCTACAGAG TAAAATGTTTGGTAAAGTGTTAGTACTCGATGGTGTAATACAATGCACCGATAGAGATGAATATTCGTACCAGGAAATGATGGCTCACGTTCCCTGTTTCTCTCATCCTAACCCTAAAAAGGTAGCGATATACTTAAAAAAACAGT GTGCTGAAATAGGGGGCGGTGATGGAGGGGTTATAAGAGAATTGTCCAAAAACCCAGACGTTGAACAAATAGTTCAGTATGAAATAGATGAG AAAGTGATTAAAGTTTGTAAAGAATATCTACCAAACATGGCTAGTGGATACAGCAGTCCTAAACTACTGCAGCATATCGGAGATGGGTTTGAATTCATGAAGAATCACACTGGAGAATTTGATGTTATAATCACTGATTCATCAGATCCTATCG GACTGGCGGAATCCTTGTTCCAGAAGCCGTACTATGAACTGATGAAATCAGCTCTTAAACCAGACGGATTGCTCTGCTGTCAAG gtGAATGCATTTGGCTTCATATGGATTTAATTAAAGAAATGGCCGATTTCTCAAAAAAACTATTTCCCGTTGTCGACTATGGATTTTTGACGATACCCACTTACCCTGCTGGACAGATTGGAATGATTTTATGCAGTAAAAATCCA gaaactgatttcaaaagACCTTTACGTGAACCTTCTAACGCAGAATTAGATTCAATGAAATTGCGGTATTACAGCCCTGAAGCCCATCGAGGCGCTTTCATGTTACCCAGATTTGCCCGTCAg GAACTTTCaagttga